A window of Sutcliffiella cohnii contains these coding sequences:
- a CDS encoding 5'-nucleotidase C-terminal domain-containing protein, which translates to MNLVLKRSRKLLTITLVFLMLFSSLLSSIGVNLASAEEVNNEETVQLKVLHTNDLHAKINDFGKIAAYINSERENATHSLYLDAGDIFSGNPVVDLQYGVPIVDLLNDMGLQAMAIGNHDFDYGQEETVNRIAQSNFHWLSANTVVNDTPVEDFPQPEPFHIFDVNGITVGVLAVTETPPSTAPANVVGIEFNDPIETIKEYRYLKEEVDVLIGLTHHGYSEDIRLAEQVDFLDVIIGGHSHTVLSSPRVVNGTPIVQTGGNAENVGNLTLSIDPETKSVVEVNGHLQRVSELTEIDEAIQAKVDAYNSEMDGLLGRVIGSTETGLNRSGNGDTSLGNFWTDAMRHFTSSDIAFTNGGGIRANIAAGDITVEDIYTIEPFANEIMKIEMTGAAIKDVIEYSYTRQDRNRIDLQSSGLSYTIVTNNTGRYITAELLLNGQPIEDDETYIVAVGDYIGTGGSGYNFVGNVLEAKSGFMTEAMINYAEHLTEEGQKINYTNNERIFIRVSNEAPIDGEVIGSTERGLSSANNSLGDSGLGNLYTDAVRAATDAELGMLNSSSVIGTIPAGPITDRQIEFLDQFGNVIVVAKTTVDRLKEIILEQSTYHNGVDVQVSGFHYELVKENGKFVDVIMTDEEGQPLDTTREYTVAYNDYMHGRAFYNVGNEVIIENGGPVWESVIDYVRNHDGPIDYVEGSRITISGETTPPTPGLPDGVITVAEAIANNSGTKTVQGYIIGTTGTTGSVGNGDLTAPFTIATNILLADNPNETDMSKAIPVQLPNTNIRTVLNLVDNPNNLGQLVRITGTLNPYFSVPGLRSANAYEFVQEEEEELTIQEARELAQGTTVTVKGIATTNAGAWGAKGFYIQDETAGIYVYQFDIDVKAGDEVTLTGTLGNFNGELQVSNPTNLQIMSEGNDIPEAIVISPATINADNEGQLVKIEEVTISNIKKADNFGTTEFTATKDGESILVRVDNRTGLHYDDFAFNEGDIVTVTGVSSQFRGTPQLKPRHAEDIVLVQPVVPVEASVHFVNNNGEEVVALQRKTDVDVQVNLENNVRVEQTVNVAVQLVDKHGRVKHSTQEEVVVAEQSLVVYSTSLQVPANHVGQRYTLTVTVENEQGEQLTQSVIK; encoded by the coding sequence ATGAATCTTGTCTTGAAAAGAAGTAGAAAGCTGCTAACTATTACTCTCGTATTCTTAATGCTTTTCTCTTCCTTACTCAGTTCCATCGGTGTGAACTTAGCATCTGCTGAGGAAGTGAATAATGAGGAAACAGTACAATTAAAAGTACTTCATACGAATGATTTACATGCAAAGATTAATGATTTTGGTAAAATTGCCGCTTACATAAACAGTGAAAGAGAAAATGCAACTCATTCTCTTTACTTAGATGCTGGTGACATTTTTAGCGGAAATCCAGTAGTAGACTTACAATACGGGGTTCCAATCGTAGACTTATTGAATGATATGGGTCTTCAAGCAATGGCAATCGGGAATCATGATTTTGATTACGGACAAGAAGAGACGGTTAATAGAATAGCACAATCTAATTTTCATTGGTTAAGTGCCAATACAGTAGTTAATGATACACCGGTAGAAGACTTTCCTCAACCAGAACCGTTTCACATTTTTGATGTAAATGGAATTACGGTAGGAGTATTAGCAGTAACAGAAACACCTCCATCGACAGCTCCTGCTAACGTTGTAGGAATAGAATTTAATGACCCTATCGAGACAATTAAAGAATATAGATACTTAAAAGAGGAAGTAGACGTATTAATAGGATTAACACATCATGGCTACTCTGAAGATATTAGACTAGCAGAACAAGTAGACTTTTTAGATGTTATTATCGGTGGACACTCTCATACAGTATTATCTAGTCCGAGAGTAGTAAATGGGACACCAATCGTACAAACAGGTGGGAACGCAGAGAATGTTGGTAATTTAACACTTTCTATTGATCCAGAAACGAAGAGTGTTGTTGAAGTTAATGGTCATTTACAAAGAGTTTCTGAATTAACAGAGATAGACGAAGCAATCCAAGCAAAAGTAGATGCTTACAATTCGGAAATGGATGGGCTATTAGGTAGAGTAATCGGTTCTACAGAAACAGGCTTGAATAGAAGTGGTAACGGCGATACTTCATTAGGAAATTTCTGGACTGACGCGATGCGACACTTTACTAGTTCTGACATTGCTTTTACAAATGGCGGTGGAATCCGTGCGAATATCGCTGCTGGTGATATTACGGTCGAAGATATTTACACAATCGAGCCTTTCGCGAACGAAATTATGAAAATTGAAATGACAGGTGCTGCGATTAAAGATGTAATCGAATATTCGTATACTCGTCAAGACCGCAATCGAATTGATCTACAGTCTTCAGGTTTATCGTACACAATCGTAACGAATAATACTGGTAGATATATAACAGCAGAGTTACTATTAAACGGTCAGCCGATTGAAGATGATGAGACATATATTGTGGCAGTTGGCGACTATATTGGTACAGGTGGCTCAGGTTATAATTTTGTCGGAAATGTGTTAGAAGCAAAATCAGGTTTTATGACAGAAGCGATGATTAACTATGCAGAACATTTAACTGAAGAAGGACAAAAAATTAACTACACGAATAACGAACGTATTTTTATCCGCGTTTCGAATGAAGCTCCGATTGATGGAGAAGTAATTGGTAGTACAGAAAGAGGATTATCATCTGCTAACAATTCTTTAGGTGACTCTGGATTAGGTAATTTATATACAGATGCTGTAAGAGCGGCAACAGATGCAGAGCTTGGGATGTTAAACAGCTCATCCGTAATAGGAACAATTCCAGCTGGTCCAATTACAGACCGCCAAATTGAATTTCTTGATCAGTTTGGAAATGTAATCGTTGTTGCAAAAACAACGGTTGATCGACTAAAAGAAATAATACTAGAACAATCTACGTATCATAACGGAGTAGACGTTCAAGTATCAGGTTTCCATTATGAGCTAGTAAAAGAAAATGGAAAATTTGTTGATGTTATTATGACAGATGAAGAAGGTCAGCCGCTTGATACGACGAGAGAATATACAGTTGCGTATAACGATTATATGCACGGACGTGCTTTTTATAATGTAGGTAACGAAGTAATCATTGAAAATGGTGGACCAGTTTGGGAATCTGTTATTGATTATGTTAGAAATCATGACGGGCCAATCGATTATGTAGAAGGATCTCGTATTACGATTTCTGGTGAAACAACACCACCAACACCTGGACTTCCAGACGGAGTTATTACAGTTGCAGAAGCAATTGCAAATAACAGTGGAACGAAGACAGTGCAAGGGTATATTATTGGAACAACAGGCACAACTGGTTCTGTAGGTAACGGAGATTTAACTGCTCCATTTACTATTGCAACGAACATTTTACTTGCTGACAATCCAAACGAAACGGATATGAGTAAAGCTATTCCAGTACAGCTTCCGAATACTAATATTCGTACTGTACTGAATTTAGTCGACAATCCAAATAATTTAGGACAGCTAGTGAGAATTACAGGAACACTAAATCCGTATTTTTCAGTACCTGGTCTGAGAAGTGCTAACGCATATGAATTCGTTCAAGAGGAAGAAGAAGAGCTAACCATTCAAGAAGCTCGCGAACTAGCACAAGGAACAACAGTTACTGTAAAAGGGATTGCTACAACAAATGCTGGTGCTTGGGGAGCAAAGGGCTTTTACATTCAAGATGAAACAGCTGGAATTTACGTTTACCAGTTTGACATTGATGTGAAGGCTGGCGACGAAGTGACGCTTACTGGTACGTTAGGAAACTTTAATGGCGAATTACAAGTTTCCAATCCTACTAATCTACAAATTATGAGTGAAGGAAATGACATTCCAGAAGCAATCGTAATTTCACCAGCAACGATTAATGCGGACAATGAAGGCCAGTTAGTAAAAATCGAAGAAGTTACAATCTCCAATATTAAAAAAGCAGATAATTTCGGTACAACAGAATTTACTGCAACGAAAGATGGGGAGTCTATTTTAGTTCGTGTTGATAATCGTACAGGGCTTCACTATGATGATTTCGCCTTTAATGAAGGTGATATTGTTACCGTTACTGGTGTTTCCAGTCAATTTAGAGGCACACCTCAATTGAAGCCTCGTCACGCAGAGGACATTGTACTAGTTCAGCCAGTTGTTCCTGTAGAAGCTTCCGTTCATTTCGTTAATAATAACGGAGAAGAGGTAGTGGCATTACAGAGAAAAACAGATGTAGATGTGCAAGTAAATCTTGAAAATAATGTACGTGTCGAGCAAACAGTAAACGTAGCCGTTCAGTTAGTTGATAAGCATGGAAGAGTGAAACATTCGACCCAAGAAGAAGTAGTGGTGGCCGAGCAATCGCTCGTTGTATATAGCACTTCTTTACAAGTTCCAGCGAATCATGTTGGCCAACGCTATACATTAACAGTAACAGTTGAAAATGAGCAAGGAGAACAACTTACTCAATCTGTTATAAAATAA